Proteins encoded within one genomic window of Diceros bicornis minor isolate mBicDic1 chromosome X, mDicBic1.mat.cur, whole genome shotgun sequence:
- the LOC131400604 gene encoding olfactory receptor 1052-like: MENSPIVTDFILLGMTDSPQLGILLFGAFLIVYIVTVLRNLGLVVLTRVSPCLHTPMYFFLYNLSFLDVFFSSTTIPKTLVNLLSKLQAISLLGCVTQMGLFIIFASAECNLLASMAYDRYTAICHPLIYYVTMSRVHCLILVAVCYLGGLINMVFVTTSITQLSFCPPRVLPHFFCDIPPLLALACSDPWVIQILVVGCGGFTLVTSIVVILVSYMSILMTILGIPSAYGKQKAFSTCASHLTAVGLYYGTTMYTYLQPSRHGSREGNQLVLVFYTMVIPMFNPLIYSLRNQEVQDALWKILRQSP, from the coding sequence ATGGAGAATTCACCTATAGTGACTGACTTCATCCTTCTTGGCATGACAGACAGCCCTCAGCTTGGGATCCTGCTATTTGGAGCCTTCCTTATTGTTTATATTGTCACTGTATTGAGGAATCTAGGCCTGGTAGTCCTGACCAGGGTCAGTCCctgcctccacacccccatgtactttttcctctaTAATCTGTCCTTTCTTGATGTCTTTTTCTCTTCCACAACAATCCCAAAGACTTTAGTAAATTTGTTATCTAAGTTGCAGGCTATTTCTTTACTTGGATGTGTGACTCAAATGGGCTTGTTCATCATTTTTGCCTCTGCTGAATGCAACCTTTTGGCTtccatggcctatgaccgctatacCGCCATCTGTCATCCATTGATATACTATGTCACAATGTCTAGAGTCCATTGTCTCATCTTGGTAGCAGTATGCTACCTTGGTGGGTTAATTAACATGGTTTTTGTGACAACTTCCATCACACAACTATCATTCTGTCCACCACGTGTCCTTCCCCACTTCTTCTGTGACATCCCTCCACTGTTGGCACTGGCTTGCTCAGACCCCTGGGTCATCCAGATCCTGGTTGTTGGCTGTGGGGGATTCACCCTGGTCACCTCCATTGTGGTGATCCTTGTCTCCTACATGTCTATCCTCATGACTATCCTGGGAATTCCTTCAGCTTATGGCAAACAAAAAGCTTTCTCTACCTGTGCTTCCCACTTGACTGCTGTTGGCCTGTACTATGGAACAACTATGTATACTTACTTGCAGCCATCTCGACATGGATCCCGGGAAGGAAATCAGTTGGTCTTAGTGTTTTATACAATGGTGATCCCCATGTTTAATCCTCTCATCTACAGTTTGAGAAACCAGGAAGTGCAAGATGCTCTATGGAAAATACTGAGGCAGAGTCCCTAA